A single genomic interval of Armatimonadota bacterium harbors:
- a CDS encoding trehalase family glycosidase, which produces MKPEGWGPWNVRAVNALVHLPSGLELRIGIKTPDGKEHWELRWKQMDRLGPLWEWMSEGTSRRMGQLHLRLDGARFHFYFLAADDGLSVGVGPLNDAAKACTALVRLRYNWAEGQAIPLDRQLGAVHAVAESVAATLALSTANWFQRWKYREGGFELPTHPLTPGGTDVAIALSDSVGAVVNTTLPYSEWDDTLKGQSGAASDMPDLRFDSTRLSAANELDEVLWRGVAWNTIYHPRLKRLLTPVSRDWCVDDNNFGDYVLFPWDTFFCSLLASRRDKDLAYANVRAMLAEMTDRGMLPNVNGGAGQTLDRSQPPVGAYCVWKLHQKFNDLEFLAEVYPPLKRWHDFWMKYRDGNGDGLLEWGSDPIPAPVDWWKPHTQQAAKWESGLDNSPMYENVPFNEEANTLELADIGLSCLYAADADALASIADALGLADEAAAYRAEYAQVAKRINEDLWDKEHGIYCNRHWDGRLSERWSPTSFYALYAGVAAPERAERCVREHLMNPDEFWGEWVIPSISRKDANFPVQKYWQGRVWPPMNFLCYEGLRRYGFHAEADELAAKSEALFLKEWREEGHIHENYNAITADGDDVNPDDPEGSSDPIYTWGGLLAYIALDARERAQDSGAGIPG; this is translated from the coding sequence ATGAAGCCTGAGGGCTGGGGACCGTGGAACGTGAGGGCGGTGAATGCGCTGGTGCATCTGCCCAGCGGCCTGGAATTGCGCATCGGCATCAAGACGCCGGACGGCAAGGAGCACTGGGAACTCCGCTGGAAACAGATGGACCGGCTGGGGCCGCTGTGGGAATGGATGAGTGAAGGCACATCCAGACGAATGGGGCAGTTGCACCTGCGTTTGGACGGTGCTCGCTTCCACTTCTACTTTCTGGCCGCCGACGATGGGCTTTCAGTCGGTGTTGGTCCGCTCAACGACGCTGCCAAAGCCTGCACAGCACTGGTTCGCCTGCGCTACAACTGGGCTGAAGGGCAAGCGATTCCTCTGGATCGCCAACTCGGCGCCGTTCACGCGGTGGCCGAAAGTGTCGCCGCAACCCTGGCCTTGTCCACCGCGAATTGGTTTCAGAGGTGGAAGTACCGGGAGGGTGGCTTCGAGCTTCCGACGCACCCCCTCACTCCCGGGGGGACTGACGTTGCCATAGCACTTTCCGATTCTGTGGGTGCCGTAGTGAACACAACGCTGCCCTACTCCGAATGGGATGACACGCTGAAGGGGCAGAGCGGCGCAGCTTCCGATATGCCCGATCTTCGATTCGATAGTACTCGCCTGTCCGCCGCCAACGAGCTCGATGAGGTTCTCTGGCGCGGCGTGGCCTGGAACACCATCTACCACCCGCGCCTCAAGCGGCTGTTGACGCCCGTGTCGCGCGACTGGTGCGTGGACGACAACAACTTCGGCGACTATGTGCTCTTCCCGTGGGACACCTTCTTCTGCAGCCTCCTGGCCTCGCGGCGCGACAAGGACCTCGCGTACGCCAACGTGCGCGCCATGCTGGCCGAGATGACCGACCGCGGCATGCTGCCCAACGTGAACGGCGGCGCGGGCCAGACGCTGGACCGCAGCCAGCCTCCGGTCGGCGCGTACTGCGTGTGGAAGCTGCACCAGAAGTTCAACGACCTGGAGTTCCTGGCGGAGGTCTACCCGCCACTCAAGCGCTGGCACGATTTCTGGATGAAGTACCGCGACGGCAATGGCGACGGCCTGCTGGAATGGGGCAGCGACCCGATCCCCGCGCCGGTCGACTGGTGGAAACCTCACACCCAGCAGGCGGCCAAATGGGAGTCGGGCCTGGACAACAGCCCGATGTACGAGAACGTCCCATTCAACGAGGAGGCCAACACGCTGGAGCTGGCGGACATCGGCCTTTCGTGCCTCTACGCCGCCGATGCCGATGCGCTGGCCAGCATCGCCGACGCGCTGGGCCTGGCCGATGAAGCCGCAGCCTACCGCGCCGAGTACGCGCAGGTGGCCAAGCGCATCAACGAGGACCTGTGGGACAAGGAGCACGGTATCTACTGCAATCGCCACTGGGACGGCAGACTCTCGGAACGGTGGTCCCCCACCTCGTTCTACGCCCTTTATGCGGGCGTGGCGGCACCTGAACGCGCCGAGCGCTGCGTCCGTGAGCACCTGATGAACCCGGACGAGTTCTGGGGCGAGTGGGTGATCCCCAGCATCAGCCGCAAGGACGCCAATTTCCCGGTACAGAAATACTGGCAGGGCCGCGTGTGGCCGCCGATGAACTTCCTCTGCTACGAAGGCCTGCGCCGCTATGGCTTCCACGCCGAGGCGGATGAGCTGGCCGCGAAATCCGAGGCGCTCTTCCTGAAAGAATGGCGCGAGGAAGGCCACATCCACGAGAATTACAACGCCATCACGGCCGACGGCGACGACGTGAACCCGGACGACCCCGAGGGCTCCTCGGACCCCATATACACCTGGGGCGGCCTGCTGGCCTACATCGCGCTCGATGCCAGGGAAAGGGCTCAGGATTCGGGTGCCGGGATTCCGGGCTAG